Within Micromonospora parathelypteridis, the genomic segment CGATCTGGTCTGGGGTGAGCGGTACGGCGACGGGTTCGACCCGGCGACGGTCCGGGACGTGGACGTGGTCTTCTTCGACCCGACCAGGCTCACCCCCGACGACGACCATCGAGCCACCGCCCGACTGGCGGCGGCCTGGCCGGAGCCGCAGTGGCAGGCCCGCAACCAGGCGGCGGTGCACACCTGGTACGCGGCGAAGTTCGGCGGCGACCCGATCGAGCCGTACCGCAGCGTGGCCGAGGCAGTCGCCACCTGGCCGGAGTACGCGACCGCGGTCGCCGTCCAGCTGGACCTGGCGAACCGCCTCAGGGTCTGCGCCCCCTACGGCCTGGGGGATCTGCTGGGCGGGATCTGGCGGCACAACCCGGCCCGGGTGGACGTGGCCCGGTCCCGACAGCGGTTGGCCCGGCACCGGCCGGCGCAGCGCTGGCCCGGGGTGACCGTGATCGAACCGGGCTGACCGGCAACGACGAGCGCGTCAGCCTCGGGGTGGCATGCCGTAGATCCGCTCCACGTGCAGCCGCAGCACCAACCGTCCCTCGTCGACCATGGCCTGGCGGTACTCGTCCCAGTCGGGGTGTTCGCCACTCAGCGCCCGGTAGAGCGCCACGAGCTCCTCGACGGTCTCGTCGCCGGATTCGACGGCCGGGGTGGTCAGCTCGGCGCGACCCTCGACCACCGCGTACGCCCAGCCGTCGTCGCTGGCGACGTGGAAGCTGGCGCGCGGGTCGCGGCGCAGGTTGGCGGTCTTGGCCCGGCCGTCGGTGACGGACACGCGGATCAGGCCCGCGGCCCGATCGAAGGAGTAGACCACGGTGGAGAGCTGTGGCCGCCCGTCCCGCTTGATGGTCGCGAGAACGCCCATCGAGCGCTTGGCGACCAGATCCGTCAACGCCTGCTGGGTACGGTCATCCGGCACGTTTTCCTCCAGGTGGGACGGTCGGCATCGTCCTATCCAAGCACGACCGGTCGACCAGGAGCGGGCCCCTCGAACGGGACCCGGGCCCTCGCCGACGTCGACGAGGGCCCGGTGACGGCGACGGTCAGCGACGCTCGGCGGCGACCAGCTCGGCGATCTGCACCGCGTTCAGCGCGGCACCCTTGCGCAGGTTGTCGTTGGAGCAGAACAGGGCCAGCCCGTACTCCGCGGTTTCGTCGGCCCGGATGCGCCCCACGTAGGTCGGGTCCTGCCCGGCGGCCTGCAACGGCGTCGGCACGTTGGTCAGCGCCACCCCGGGCGCGTCGGCCAGCAGCTCGTGGGCGCGCTGCGGGGTGAGCGGCCGGGCGAACCGGGCGTTGATCTGCAGCGAGTGGCCGGTGAAGACCGGCACCCGGACGCAGGTACCGGAGACCAACAGGTCGGGGATCTCCAGGATCTTGCGGCTCTCGTTGCGCAGCTTCTGTTCCTCGTCGGTCTCGAACGAGCCGTCGTCGACGATCGAACCCGCCAGCGGGAGGACGTTGAAGGCGATCGGCTCGGCGAACGAGCGCGGCGCGGGGAACTCCACGGCCGACCCGTCGAAGGCCAGCCCGGCCGCGTGCTCGGCAACCTTGCGGACCTGCTCGTCCAGTTCGGCGACGCCGGCCAGCCCGGCACCGGAGACCGCCTGGTACGTGGAGACGACCAGGCCGACCAGACCCGCCTCGGCGTGCAGCGGACGCAGCACCGGCATCGCGGCCATCGTGGTGCAGTTGGGGTTGGCGATGATGCCCTTCGGGCGGTCGAGGGCGGCGTGCGGGTTGACCTCGGCGACCACCAGCGGCACCAGCGGGTCCATCCGGAACGCGGAGGAGTTGTCGATCACCACGGCGCCGGCCTCGGCGACCCGGGGGGCCAACTCCCGGGCGGTGCCCTTACCGGCCGAGAAGAGCACGATGTCCAGCTCGGAATAGTCGGCGGTCGCCGCGTCCTCGACAGTCACCTCGCCGTCGCGCCACGGCAGTGTGCGCCCGGCGGACCGCGCCGAGGCGAACAACCGCACCTGCTCCGCTGGGAACTCCCGCTCCGCCAGCACCCGCCGCATCACGCCACCGACCTGGCCGGTGGCCCCCACAATGCCGATCCTCATGCCCGCGAGGCTACCCAGCCCACCCCCACGAACGGGACCCCTTTCCCACCGCCCGCGTCCGGCATCACACCCACCCCCCGACCCCCACCTCGTTGATCATGAAGTTATCGCCGCGACACGCCGTGCCAGGTGACAACAACTTCATGATCAACGGGGGCGGGGGTGGTGGGTGGGTGGTGGGGTTAGGCGATCAGGTCTCCTAGGGCGGCTGCCGTTAGTTCGTCGCGGATGATGGCGGCGTCGCCCTCGATGACCAGGGTCAGCGCGTCCGGGTGCAGGTGGGTGGCCGCCGCCGCGGAGACCTGGTCCACGTCGGCGGCGAGCAGCGACTCACGCAACCGGGCGTGGTAGTCGTCCGGTAGGCCGTGCACCACCAGCGTGGTCAGCGCGGCGGCGATTGCCCGAGGGCTCTGCAACTCGACCGAGAGCTGCCCGGCCCGCCAGGAGCGGGCCACCGCCAGCTCGTCCTCGGTCACCCCGCTGGCCTGGGTACGGTTGATCTCGCCCACCGCCTCGACCAGGGCCGGCACGGTGACCGCGGTCTGCACCCCGGAGCTGACCGCGAACCGACCGAACCGCCGGGACGAGGCGAAATCACCCCGAACGCCATAGGTGTAGCCGTGCACCTCGCGAAGCAGGTGGTTGAGCCGGGACGTGAACGCCCCACCGAGCACCGTGCCGGCGAGCGTCATCGGCACGTGGTCGGGGTGCGCCCGGTGCGGCGACGGGTGGCCCAGCCGCAGCGTGGACTGCACCGAGCCGGGCCGGTCCACCAGGATGATCCGCCGGCCGGCGTGCAGCGGCACCTCGATCGGGCCACCCCGCTCGGCCGGGCCGCCACCGGTGCCGGCGAACGCCGCCGCGGCGAGCGCGTCCAGGTCGATCCGGTCCAGGTCACCGGCGACGATCAGGGTGCCGGGGCGCAGGAACCACTCGGAGTGGAAGACCGTCACGTCCTCCACATCCAACCCGGCGACCGACTCCGGGTCGCCGTGCATCGGGCGTCCCCAGCGGTTCTGGGCACCGAACAGGTCCGCGCGCAACGCGGCGTCGGCGCGGGGACCCGGGTTGGCCCAGTCCATCCGCAGCGCGGTCGCCTCGTCGTCACGGACCCGGCGCACGTCGGCAGGGTCCAGCCTGGGCGTCCGGACCGCCTCGGCGAGCAGTTCCACGGCCGCGCTGAGGCGGTCCACCGGGATCACCACGCTGGCCTGGAACGAGTCCCAGTCCAACCCGGTCGACAGGGCGGTGCCGAGCCCTTCGACAGCGAGCGCGTACGCGGCGGCGTCCCGCTGCGCGGTCCCCTCCTCCAGCGCCTTGGCCAGGACCCCGGACAGGCCCTCCTTGCCGATCGGCTCCTGGCCCGCGCCCACGTCGAGCAGCAGCAGAGCAACGGCGAGGTTCTGCCCGGGCAGGTGCGCGGCGACGACCTGACCGCCGGCCACGGCGCGGCGAACCACCGGCGGGAACCGGTACGGGCGTGCGGCGCCCGGGCCGGGACGGTCGGCGATCAGCGTCATGAGGTCTCCTCGGGCAGGTAGGTCAGGATCACCCGGTCGGTGGCGAGCACGTCGGCGGCGGCCTCGGCGATCTGCTCGGCGGTCACCGCGAGCAGGGCCGGCAACTGGTCCACGATGCGGGCCGGGTCACCGAACTGCGTGGCGTACCGGCCGAGCAGGTCGGCCCGGCCGTCCACCGTGGACAACTGACGCCACCACCCGGTGCTGAGCATGGCCTTGGCTCGATCCAGCTCCGCGGCGGTGACCGGCACGGTGGCCAGCTCGTCGACGACCGCGGCCAGCCCTTCGGCCAGCCGCTCGGCGCTCACCCCGGCGCGGGCGGTGGCGGTGGCGATCAGCGGTGCCGGGGCGTGCGCGAGGTCCACCCCGTACGCCCCGACCAGGTCCGGCTGGGCGATCCGTTCACCGTCGGCGAGCCGCTGGTAGAGCCGGCTGCCCCGGCCGCTGCCGAGGACGGTGGCGAGAACGGTGATCACGTTGTAGCCGGGGCTGCCGAACGGGTAGCTGCGGTGGGCGATGTACACCCGGGGTGCCGGCACGTCGGCGCTGACCGACTCGATGGCCGTCTGCCCGGTCGCCGGCACGCTGCGGCCGTCCGGGGCCGGCGGGATGTCGTCGCGTGCGGGCAGCGCGCCGAAGTACTTGTCGGCCAGCGCGAACACGTCGGACGCGGTGGCGTCACCGACGACGGTGAGCACCGCGTTGTTGGGCGCGTAGTAGGTCTGGTGGAACGCCTGGAAGGTGGCGAGGTCGGCGGCGTTCAGGTCGGCCATCGAGCCGATCGTCGCGTGATGGTACGGATGCCCCTGCGGGTAGAGCAGCGGCAACAAGCGCAGCCAGGCGTCCCCGTACGGAACGTTCTCGTAGCGTTGCCGGCGCTCGTTCTTGACCACGTCCCGTTGGTTGTCCAGCGTCTCCTGCGTGAGCGCGGGGACCAGGCCGCCCATCCGGTCGGCCTCCAACCAGAGCGCCAACTCCAGGTGCTCGGCCGGGACCGTCTCGAAGTAGTTGGTCCGGTCCGGGTTGGTCGTGGCGTTCAGCGAGCCGCCGGAGCCCTGGATCAGCTTCATGTGCTCGGTCTTCGCCACGTTCACCGAGCCCTCGAACATCAGGTGCTCGAAAAGATGGGCGAAGCCGGTCTGCCCGGCGGGCTCGTGCCGGGAGCCAACGTCGTACCAGAGGTTGACGGCCACGGCCGGCGCGGTGCGATCTTCACTCACCACCACGCGTAGGCCGTTGTCCAGTCGGGACGTCTCGATGGGCCAGGGGTAACCGCTGTCGGGCATGCCCCGACGCTATCCGATCTCGCGGGCGGAAAGGTGACGTGCGGTCGGTCGGCGAGCCGGCCGCGAGGCATCGAGGCCGTCGGTCGGGGTACCGGAGGGCAATGACCGTCAACCCGCCACCGTCCCGGTCCGCCGGCCGGGACGCCACCGCCGTCGAACGTGCCAGCGCCGCGCTCGGTCGGCGGCGCCGCGGCCGCCTGCTGCATCCGGCCGGTCGCTCGTTCGTCGGCGAGACGGTCATCTGGGGTACGCCCGGACCACCCACCGGGGTCGGTCTGCTGGACGACCCCGGTCGGTACCGGACCACCATCCGGCTCTCCAAGGGCACGCCCACGCCCGGCAGTTGGCCGGACGTGCTGGGCCTCGCCGTGCGCCTGCACCGCGACACCGGCCGACCGTTCGACCTGCTGGTCAGCTCCAGCGGCGCGGCCCCGGTGCTGCGGAACCTGCCGCTGCCTCGGCGCCGCTTCACCGGGACGTACAGCACGATCATCTGCTACCGCGCGGGCCCGCGCCGACTCTGGCTGGCGGCGCTGGTCGACCCCGACTCGGTCGACCTCGGCCGCAGCCTGGCCACGGTGGCCGCCGCGACCCGGACGGACA encodes:
- a CDS encoding nucleotidyltransferase family protein, producing the protein MMPGEGELRELISGSGWLTRALTVVRDSGLPDAWIGAGALRDLVWGERYGDGFDPATVRDVDVVFFDPTRLTPDDDHRATARLAAAWPEPQWQARNQAAVHTWYAAKFGGDPIEPYRSVAEAVATWPEYATAVAVQLDLANRLRVCAPYGLGDLLGGIWRHNPARVDVARSRQRLARHRPAQRWPGVTVIEPG
- a CDS encoding PPOX class F420-dependent oxidoreductase; the protein is MPDDRTQQALTDLVAKRSMGVLATIKRDGRPQLSTVVYSFDRAAGLIRVSVTDGRAKTANLRRDPRASFHVASDDGWAYAVVEGRAELTTPAVESGDETVEELVALYRALSGEHPDWDEYRQAMVDEGRLVLRLHVERIYGMPPRG
- a CDS encoding aspartate-semialdehyde dehydrogenase; this translates as MRIGIVGATGQVGGVMRRVLAEREFPAEQVRLFASARSAGRTLPWRDGEVTVEDAATADYSELDIVLFSAGKGTARELAPRVAEAGAVVIDNSSAFRMDPLVPLVVAEVNPHAALDRPKGIIANPNCTTMAAMPVLRPLHAEAGLVGLVVSTYQAVSGAGLAGVAELDEQVRKVAEHAAGLAFDGSAVEFPAPRSFAEPIAFNVLPLAGSIVDDGSFETDEEQKLRNESRKILEIPDLLVSGTCVRVPVFTGHSLQINARFARPLTPQRAHELLADAPGVALTNVPTPLQAAGQDPTYVGRIRADETAEYGLALFCSNDNLRKGAALNAVQIAELVAAERR
- a CDS encoding M16 family metallopeptidase, encoding MTLIADRPGPGAARPYRFPPVVRRAVAGGQVVAAHLPGQNLAVALLLLDVGAGQEPIGKEGLSGVLAKALEEGTAQRDAAAYALAVEGLGTALSTGLDWDSFQASVVIPVDRLSAAVELLAEAVRTPRLDPADVRRVRDDEATALRMDWANPGPRADAALRADLFGAQNRWGRPMHGDPESVAGLDVEDVTVFHSEWFLRPGTLIVAGDLDRIDLDALAAAAFAGTGGGPAERGGPIEVPLHAGRRIILVDRPGSVQSTLRLGHPSPHRAHPDHVPMTLAGTVLGGAFTSRLNHLLREVHGYTYGVRGDFASSRRFGRFAVSSGVQTAVTVPALVEAVGEINRTQASGVTEDELAVARSWRAGQLSVELQSPRAIAAALTTLVVHGLPDDYHARLRESLLAADVDQVSAAAATHLHPDALTLVIEGDAAIIRDELTAAALGDLIA
- a CDS encoding M16 family metallopeptidase yields the protein MPDSGYPWPIETSRLDNGLRVVVSEDRTAPAVAVNLWYDVGSRHEPAGQTGFAHLFEHLMFEGSVNVAKTEHMKLIQGSGGSLNATTNPDRTNYFETVPAEHLELALWLEADRMGGLVPALTQETLDNQRDVVKNERRQRYENVPYGDAWLRLLPLLYPQGHPYHHATIGSMADLNAADLATFQAFHQTYYAPNNAVLTVVGDATASDVFALADKYFGALPARDDIPPAPDGRSVPATGQTAIESVSADVPAPRVYIAHRSYPFGSPGYNVITVLATVLGSGRGSRLYQRLADGERIAQPDLVGAYGVDLAHAPAPLIATATARAGVSAERLAEGLAAVVDELATVPVTAAELDRAKAMLSTGWWRQLSTVDGRADLLGRYATQFGDPARIVDQLPALLAVTAEQIAEAAADVLATDRVILTYLPEETS
- a CDS encoding phosphodiesterase — translated: MTVNPPPSRSAGRDATAVERASAALGRRRRGRLLHPAGRSFVGETVIWGTPGPPTGVGLLDDPGRYRTTIRLSKGTPTPGSWPDVLGLAVRLHRDTGRPFDLLVSSSGAAPVLRNLPLPRRRFTGTYSTIICYRAGPRRLWLAALVDPDSVDLGRSLATVAAATRTDTPRLVLAVASAVGPWRPVGEVSIGAQLGAAEDAALAFDPVRNLPPELRVAGPLAWLREQTYRGSRRARGATVQSGGSTAATV